In Triticum urartu cultivar G1812 unplaced genomic scaffold, Tu2.1 TuUngrouped_contig_4385, whole genome shotgun sequence, the following proteins share a genomic window:
- the LOC125527742 gene encoding protein ETHYLENE-INSENSITIVE 3-like 1a isoform X2, translating into MMGGGLLMDQGMAFSGVHNFVDLLQQNGADKNLGFGSLMPQTSSGDQCVMGEGDLVDPPTDNFPDAGEDDSDDDVDDIEELERRMWRDRMKLKRLKELQQSRGNEQAGGRRRGCGIIPEKGKPVSGASDNLRAWWKEKVRFDRNGPAAIAKYQADNAVPGSESELASGTASPHSLQELQDTTLGSLLSALMQHCDPPQRRFPLEKGISPPWWPSGDEEWWPELGIPKDQGPPPYKKPHDLKKAWKVSVLTAVIKHMSPDIEKIRRLVRQSKCLQDKMTAKEISTWLAVVKQEEELFMRLHPGVRPPASAGGIASAISFNASSSEYDVDLADDCKGDEAGTHKMAMDDPTAFNLGAAILNDKFLMQAPMKEETGDMEYVQKRSAVATEPELMLNNRVYTCNNVQCPHSDYGYGFLDRNARNSHRYTCKYNDPLPPSAENKATPPAPPQVFPAAYNQQNHGLNNLDFGLPMDGQRSIAELMNMYDTTFPATNKNMGNDDVTIIERPNAITPVMDEGFFGQGNGIGGNGDSMFSDVSNMMQQQQAQQPQQQQAPAQQQFFIRDDAQAQFGNQMGSISGASDFRFGSGFNMSGTVDYPQKNDGPNWYY; encoded by the exons ATGATGGGAGGTGGGCTGCTGATGGATCAGGGCATGGCGTTCTCCGGCGTGCACAACTTCGTGGATCTGCTCCAGCAGAACGGCGCCGACAAGAACCTCGGCTTCGGCTCCCTTATGCCGCAGACATCCTCCGGCGACCAGTGCGTCATGGGCGAGGGCGACCTCGTGGACCCCCCCACGGACAACTTCCCGGACGCCGGGGAGGACGACAGCGACGACGATGTGGATGACATCGAGGAGCTGGAGCGCCGCATGTGGCGCGACCGCATGAAGCTCAAGCGCCTCAAGGAGCTGCAGCAGAGCCGCGGCAATGAGCAGGCCGGCGGCCGGCGACGGGGCTGCGGCATCATTCCGGAGAAGGGCAAGCCCGTGAGCGGCGCCTCTGACAACCTCCGTGCCTGGTGGAAGGAGAAGGTCCGCTTCGACCGGAACGGCCCGGCCGCCATCGCCAAGTACCAGGCCGACAACGCCGTGCCGGGCTCCGAGAGCGAGCTGGCTTCCGGCACCGCCAGCCCGCACTCGCTGCAGGAGCTGCAGGACACCACGCTGGGCTCGCTGCTCTCGGCGCTCATGCAGCACTGCGATCCACCGCAGCGAAGGTTCCCGCTCGAGAAGGGCATCTCTCCTCCATGGTGGCCGTCCGGCGACGAGGAGTGGTGGCCGGAGCTTGGCATCCCCAAGGACCAGGGCCCGCCCCCGTACAAGAAGCCCCATGACCTGAAGAAGGCCTGGAAGGTCAGCGTGCTCACCGCTGTCATCAAGCACATGTCGCCGGACATCGAGAAGATCCGGCGCCTCGTTCGCCAGTCCAAATGCCTCCAGGACAAGATGACCGCCAAGGAGATCTCCACCTGGCTGGCCGTGGTGAAGCAGGAAGAGGAGCTGTTCATGAGGCTGCACCCGGGCGTTCGCCCTCCAGCGTCTGCCGGCGGCATCGCCAGTGCCATATCATTCAACGCCAGCTCGAGTGAGTACGACGTTGACCTCGCCGACGACTGCAAGGGCGATGAGGCCGGCACCCACAAGATGGCCATGGACGATCCAACCGCCTTCAATCTCGGCGCGGCCATCCTGAATGACAAGTTCCTCATGCAAGCGCCCATGAAAGAGGAGACCGGCGATATGGAGTATGTCCAGAAGAGGAGCGCGGTGGCCACCGAGCCGGAGCTGATGCTGAACAACCGCGTCTACACCTGCAACAACGTCCAGTGCCCACACAGCGACTACGGGTACGGCTTCCTTGACCGGAATGCGCGCAACAGCCACCGGTACACCTGCAAGTACAATGATCCCCTCCCGCCAAGCGCGGAGAACAAGGCAACGCCACCTGCGCCGCCGCAAGTCTTCCCGGCAGCCTACAACCAGCAGAACCATGGGCTCAACAACCTGGATTTCGGCCTCCCCATGGACGGCCAGAGGTCCATCGCCGAGCTGATGAACATGTACGACACCACCTTCCCGGCCACCAACAAGAACATGGGCAACGACGACGTCACCATTATAGAGAGGCCCAATGCCATCACCCCAGTAATGGACGAGGGTTTCTTTGGACAGGGCAATGGAATTGGAGGCAATGGCGACAGTATGTTCAGTGATGTGAGTAACATGATGCAGCAGCAGCAAGCACAACAGcca cagcagcagcaggccCCGGCGCAGCAGCAGTTCTTCATCCGTGACGACGCGCAGGCGCAGTTCGGCAACCAGATGGGCAGCATCTCCGGCGCATCGGATTTCAGGTTCGGCTCTGGCTTCAACATGTCTGGCACCGTCGACTACCCGCAGAAGAACGACGGCCCCAACTGGTACTACTGA
- the LOC125527742 gene encoding protein ETHYLENE-INSENSITIVE 3-like 1a isoform X1: MMGGGLLMDQGMAFSGVHNFVDLLQQNGADKNLGFGSLMPQTSSGDQCVMGEGDLVDPPTDNFPDAGEDDSDDDVDDIEELERRMWRDRMKLKRLKELQQSRGNEQAGGRRRGCGIIPEKGKPVSGASDNLRAWWKEKVRFDRNGPAAIAKYQADNAVPGSESELASGTASPHSLQELQDTTLGSLLSALMQHCDPPQRRFPLEKGISPPWWPSGDEEWWPELGIPKDQGPPPYKKPHDLKKAWKVSVLTAVIKHMSPDIEKIRRLVRQSKCLQDKMTAKEISTWLAVVKQEEELFMRLHPGVRPPASAGGIASAISFNASSSEYDVDLADDCKGDEAGTHKMAMDDPTAFNLGAAILNDKFLMQAPMKEETGDMEYVQKRSAVATEPELMLNNRVYTCNNVQCPHSDYGYGFLDRNARNSHRYTCKYNDPLPPSAENKATPPAPPQVFPAAYNQQNHGLNNLDFGLPMDGQRSIAELMNMYDTTFPATNKNMGNDDVTIIERPNAITPVMDEGFFGQGNGIGGNGDSMFSDVSNMMQQQQAQQPQQQQQQQQAPAQQQFFIRDDAQAQFGNQMGSISGASDFRFGSGFNMSGTVDYPQKNDGPNWYY; the protein is encoded by the exons ATGATGGGAGGTGGGCTGCTGATGGATCAGGGCATGGCGTTCTCCGGCGTGCACAACTTCGTGGATCTGCTCCAGCAGAACGGCGCCGACAAGAACCTCGGCTTCGGCTCCCTTATGCCGCAGACATCCTCCGGCGACCAGTGCGTCATGGGCGAGGGCGACCTCGTGGACCCCCCCACGGACAACTTCCCGGACGCCGGGGAGGACGACAGCGACGACGATGTGGATGACATCGAGGAGCTGGAGCGCCGCATGTGGCGCGACCGCATGAAGCTCAAGCGCCTCAAGGAGCTGCAGCAGAGCCGCGGCAATGAGCAGGCCGGCGGCCGGCGACGGGGCTGCGGCATCATTCCGGAGAAGGGCAAGCCCGTGAGCGGCGCCTCTGACAACCTCCGTGCCTGGTGGAAGGAGAAGGTCCGCTTCGACCGGAACGGCCCGGCCGCCATCGCCAAGTACCAGGCCGACAACGCCGTGCCGGGCTCCGAGAGCGAGCTGGCTTCCGGCACCGCCAGCCCGCACTCGCTGCAGGAGCTGCAGGACACCACGCTGGGCTCGCTGCTCTCGGCGCTCATGCAGCACTGCGATCCACCGCAGCGAAGGTTCCCGCTCGAGAAGGGCATCTCTCCTCCATGGTGGCCGTCCGGCGACGAGGAGTGGTGGCCGGAGCTTGGCATCCCCAAGGACCAGGGCCCGCCCCCGTACAAGAAGCCCCATGACCTGAAGAAGGCCTGGAAGGTCAGCGTGCTCACCGCTGTCATCAAGCACATGTCGCCGGACATCGAGAAGATCCGGCGCCTCGTTCGCCAGTCCAAATGCCTCCAGGACAAGATGACCGCCAAGGAGATCTCCACCTGGCTGGCCGTGGTGAAGCAGGAAGAGGAGCTGTTCATGAGGCTGCACCCGGGCGTTCGCCCTCCAGCGTCTGCCGGCGGCATCGCCAGTGCCATATCATTCAACGCCAGCTCGAGTGAGTACGACGTTGACCTCGCCGACGACTGCAAGGGCGATGAGGCCGGCACCCACAAGATGGCCATGGACGATCCAACCGCCTTCAATCTCGGCGCGGCCATCCTGAATGACAAGTTCCTCATGCAAGCGCCCATGAAAGAGGAGACCGGCGATATGGAGTATGTCCAGAAGAGGAGCGCGGTGGCCACCGAGCCGGAGCTGATGCTGAACAACCGCGTCTACACCTGCAACAACGTCCAGTGCCCACACAGCGACTACGGGTACGGCTTCCTTGACCGGAATGCGCGCAACAGCCACCGGTACACCTGCAAGTACAATGATCCCCTCCCGCCAAGCGCGGAGAACAAGGCAACGCCACCTGCGCCGCCGCAAGTCTTCCCGGCAGCCTACAACCAGCAGAACCATGGGCTCAACAACCTGGATTTCGGCCTCCCCATGGACGGCCAGAGGTCCATCGCCGAGCTGATGAACATGTACGACACCACCTTCCCGGCCACCAACAAGAACATGGGCAACGACGACGTCACCATTATAGAGAGGCCCAATGCCATCACCCCAGTAATGGACGAGGGTTTCTTTGGACAGGGCAATGGAATTGGAGGCAATGGCGACAGTATGTTCAGTGATGTGAGTAACATGATGCAGCAGCAGCAAGCACAACAGcca cagcagcagcagcagcagcagcaggccCCGGCGCAGCAGCAGTTCTTCATCCGTGACGACGCGCAGGCGCAGTTCGGCAACCAGATGGGCAGCATCTCCGGCGCATCGGATTTCAGGTTCGGCTCTGGCTTCAACATGTCTGGCACCGTCGACTACCCGCAGAAGAACGACGGCCCCAACTGGTACTACTGA